The genomic DNA TCTTAGCCGAAACAGAGTCACTGGTCCCATCCCGGACTCGATTAACCGGCTTAACCAATTAGTGCTTCTGGACTTGAGCTATAACCGGTTGTCAGGCCCATTCCCGCCTTCTCTGCAAGGGCTAAGCTCTCTTCAGGCTTTAATGCTCAAAGGCAACACAAAATTCTCAGCAACGATTCCTGAAAACGCGTTCAAAGGGCTCAAGAACTTGATGATTCTTGTTCTCTCCAATATGAACCTTCAGGGCTCCATTCCGAAATCGTTGACTCGCTTAAACAGTCTCCGGGTCCTTCACCTGGAGGGCAACAATCTAACCGGAGAGATTCCTTTGGAGTTTCGGGACGCTAAGCATCTAAGCGAGCTCAGGCTCAACGATAACAGTCTGACAGGTCCAGTACCGTTCGAGAGAGACACAGTGTGGAGGATGAGGAGAAAGCTGAGGCTGTATAACAATGCTGGTTTGTGTGTCAACCGGGACAGTGACTTGGATGATGCATTCGGTTCAACATCTGATTCAAGTCTCAGTACGTGTGATGGAGAAACACCGAGAACAGGTCCTTCCGGTACGGTCCAGCATCTATCTAGAGATGACGGTGATATGCCGGACGGAGTTACGGGCGTGTCAAGCGGTTCCAAGTCTTTGGGGTTCTCCTATCTTCCTGCATTCTTTCTTCTGTTCAATTTCATCTCTATGCTAATTTGAGGGATTATAAAACTGCTGTAAATATTTCCGAGTTTATTGTTAGAtgctttttctccttttattcaaaaagaattaaaaatgaTCTTCACCTTCATAATTACATAAAATTCATTCTATCGTTATGTACTCAGTTACCGATTTGTTCTTCATGTGTTTTTATGCTCTGTTTTAACTTCCATGTATGGAACAATTGgctttattttttcattatggGAAAGAAAAACCTATGAACACATACTAGTGAATTGCATCAGATGTGCCCATGCAACAGATTCAATAGTGTTTGATTCTAGTGGCAAAACATTGTTTTAAGATTTAGGGACGTTACTATCTACCTCAAAAGAGTAACGCAGAAGACAGCAACGACTACGTCCCTGATTTGCGTacaaaagtttacaagtctCTATTGGTAAGAAAAGTTACTACATTTCAAGTAAATGTGTCCTCACGATCTCCCTCCAAAATGTCGGCCTCCTCCATGTTACTAAACTCCAAGAAATGAGTGGGTCGATGCTCCTCGTGATAGAACTCCTTTGGGGACCCGAGTTTGACACTGTATTTCATGCTCACCGTGTGCTTCACTCCCATGAAGTTGTAGTTCCACGGTCCATTCTCAGGAACCTATCACAACAACAAGTTACAANNNNNNNNNNNNNNNNNNNNNNNNNNNNNNNNNNNNNNNNNNNNNNNNNNNNNNNNNNNNNNNNNNNNNNNNNNNNNNNNNNNNNNNNNNNNNNNNNNNNNNNNNNNNNNNNNNNNNNNNNNNNNNNNNNNNNNNNNNNNNNNNNNNNNNNNNNNNNNNNNNNNNNNNNNNNNNNNNNNNNNNNNNNNNNNNNNNNNNNNNNNNNNNNNNNNNNNNNNNNNNNNNNNNNNNNNNNNNNNNNNNNNNNNNNNNNNNNNNNNNNNNNNNNNNNNNNNNNNNNNNNNNNNNNNNNNNNNNNNNNNNNNNNNNNNNNNNNNNNNNNNNNNNNNNNNNNNNNNNNNNNNNNNNNNNNNNNNNNNNNNNNNNNNNNNNNNNNNNNNNNNNNNNNNNNNNNNNNNNNNNNNNNNNNNNNNNNNNNNNNNNNNNNNNNNNNNNNNNNNNNNNNNNNNNNNNNNNNNNNNNNNNNNNNNNNNNNNNNNNNNNNNNNNNNNNNNNNNNNNNNNNNNNNNNNNNNNNNNNNNNNNNNNNNNNNNNNNNNNNNNNNNNNNNNNNNNNNNNNNNNNNNNNNNNNNNNNNNNNNNNNNNNNNNNNNNNNNNNNNNNNNNNNNNNNNNNNNNNNNNNNNNNNNNNNNNNNNNNNNNNNNNNNNNNNNNNNNNNNNNNNNNNNNNNNNNNNNNNNNNNNNNNNNNNNNNNNNNNNNNNNNNNNNNNNNNNNNNNNNNNNNNNNNNNNNNNNNNNNNNNNNNNNNNNNNNNNNNNNNNNNNNNNNNNNNNNNNNNNNNNNNNNNNNNNNNNNNNNNNNNNNNNNNNNNNNNNNNNNNNNNNNNNNNNNNNNNNNNNNNNNNNNNNNNNNNNNNNNNNNNNNNNNNNNNNNNNNNNNNNNNNNNNNNNNNNNNNNNNNNNNNNNNNNNNNNNNNNNNNNNNNNNNNNNNNNNNNNNNNNNNNNNNNNNNNNNNNNNNNNNNNNNNNNNNNNNNNNNNNNNNNNNNNNNNNNNNNNNNNNNNNNNNNNNNNNNNNNNNNNNNNNNNNNNNNNNNNNNNNNNNNNNNNNNNNNNNNNNNNNNNNNNNNNNNNNNNNNNNNNNNNNNNNNNNNNNNNNNNNNNNNNNNNNNNNNNNNNNNNNNTTACAAGTCTCTATTGGTAAGAAAAGTTACTACATTTCAAGTAAATGTGTCCTCACGATCTCCCTCCAAAATGTCGGCCTCCTCCATGTTACTAAACTCCAAGAAATGAGTGGGTCGATGCTCCTCGTGATAGAACTCCTTTGGGGACCCGAGTTTGACACTGTATTTCATGCTCACCGTGTGCTTCACTCCCATGAAGTTGTAGTTCCACGGTCCATTCTCAGGAACCTATCACAACAACAAGTTACAAAAATCATATTTCAATGGTTTCATACCATTCAAGGACAAAAGCACAACTGGGAAGGACAAGCACAACTGGGAACTGTGTTTCTTACCATGTAAAACCCGAGGAACCGGTCACTCAATAACATCTGAACCTTTTCATAGTGGGTGGGAAGGTAACCGTGAGGATTGCTGCCTGTGTCCTTATTAAGCCGCCCCCATTCATATCCGGTTTGGGTCAACTTATATGACGTCAAAGAGCAGGAGCCCGGAGTGAAACTGCAGGTCAAGATGATGCATTTTTCTCCATCCCATTGCTTGTTGTTCTCCAGAATACGCGAATGAGAGGTTACATCCTATAAACGCAATGAATCAGTTAGCAATGGGGTTAACAGGCTGATCTAAAGGTAGAGATAATGTATATATTACCTGTGGTGACAGCTGAGGCAGCTCGTTAGGCTGTGTGTGCAGCCATCCCAAGGGCTCCAGATCATTTAGGAAGTCATGTTCAGGAAGAGAAGACGGCAGGATAACATGCTGATGAGATCCAAACTGTGGCACCATCACAACGCAACGGATCTCTTTCACTTGGGGATTATCTGGGGGACTAATACCATATAAATAACCAGCAATTTGAGTACGAAGATCCGCTACGCATATGAACTTCTTCAAAATATTCTTTGGCATGATGTAGGTGTATCCGGTTTCCTGtgaacaacaagaaacaatggTTAAGGGTGACACCTGAAAGGCTTTTACTTTATTGACAAAGTGAACAAGAGTGGCATGGACTCTAACCTTTATGTCATCTGAATTCACATATATGTGATTGACTCTGAGGTAAAGGTTAGTGGCTGATATTGCACGTACACGCCAATCTGTTTTGGAACCGAATGCAGATTGCTCGTAAGGGCTCGTGGTGGTGACAATGAGCTCATCACCATGAACATTTGTAGTTCTTGTTGTGACTGCAGTAAGCTGGCTGGCTTCCTTTGCCTGCAAATAANNNNNNNNNNNNNNNNNNNNNNNNNNNNNNNNNNNNNNNNNNNNNNNNNNNNNNNNNNNNNNNNNNNNNNNNNNNNNNNNNNNNNNNNNNNNNNNNNNNNNNNNNNNNNNNNNNNNNNNNNNNNNNNNNNNNNNNNNNNNNNNNNNNNNNNNNNNNNNNNNNNNNNNNNNNNNNNNNNNNNNNNNNNNNNNNNNNNNNNNNNNNNNNNNNNNNTGCCTGTGTCCTTATTAAGCCGCCCCCATTCATATCCGGTTTGGGTCAACTTATATGACGTCAAAGAGCAGGAGCCCGGAGTGAAACTGCAGGTCAAGATGATGCATTTTTCTCCATCCCATTGCTTGTTGTTCTCCAGAATACGCGAATGAGAGGTTACATCCTATAAACGCAATGAATCAGTTAGCAATGGGGTTAACAGGCTGATCTAAAGGTAGAGATAATGTATATATTACCTGTGGTGACAGCTGAGGCAGCTCGTTAGGCTGTGTGTGCAGCCATCCC from Camelina sativa cultivar DH55 chromosome 7, Cs, whole genome shotgun sequence includes the following:
- the LOC109125506 gene encoding pre-mRNA-processing-splicing factor 8A-like, with translation MPKNILKKFICVADLRTQIAGYLYGISPPDNPQVKEIRCVVMVPQFGSHQHVILPSSLPEHDFLNDLEPLGWLHTQPNELPQLSPQAKEASQLTAVTTRTTNVHGDELIVTTTSPYEQSAFGSKTDWRVRAISATNLYLRVNHIYVNSDDIKETGYTYIMPKNILKKFICVADLRTQIAGYLYGISPPDNPQVKEIRCVVMVPQFGSHQHVILPSSLPEHDFLNDLEPLGWLHTQPNELPQLSPQDVTSHSRILENNKQWDGEKCIILTCSFTPGSCSLTSYKLTQTGYEWGRLNKDTGSNPHGYLPTHYEKVQMLLSDRFLGFYMVPENGPWNYNFMGVKHTVSMKYSVKLGSPKEFYHEEHRPTHFLEFSNMEEADILEGDREDTFT